gggttccaacaccctcGACCCTtctcctcgctgccttgtccacggtccctcggatgctccatccttcactggacccgaagccgtcaacctgagtcacatgtgtatcctgcatacctaCACACTCacgtacacatatcaaataacaagggtgaacctaacttaaaccatttgcccaaacatcaaaacacatggtcgcacggaccattgggattgctccaacaaagtgGAACCAAACCATGGTATACATGTCACGATACAAAGTAAGGCAGGTCAGGAGTTCACAAGACAGGACACGCAGGACAGGGCTGGTGTACAGATCTGGATTTGTGAAGCGGTAAATGCAGGTTAGGAAATATAGGTCTACACCCCACAAAGTGAGGCTGGCAGGCACAGAAGCCCAGTCCAGGGTTAACAGATCGGAGCAAGCATACACTACACGACAAGcaagtcagggaatcgtaacaacctgtcaggGAATAATCACTGCCTATCAGAGAATATGTGCGCTAACAGTCTAGTGCTCACCACCCGCCGATTCCTTTCTAGACCTATAAGAGGACACCACGTGTCATTcatcgccagacaaagcctgacatccgacattccctgacacctgccagactccagaagcatcccttgcagtataaaaaggaaagctttatcccttgcacaggtacgctcactcgtcttttcgtactcgtcttttacttttcatcctttctctgtgtttttagggaaaaagtacttgacttgagcgtcggagggcctgacccggagactttttccctggttattggtctctaacgtgagggggctcgtctgagtgtgcgcagggtccttaCTTCCTCATCTCCGTCATCACCCCCCAGTCATCCGCCCGTGCGAGCCCTTCCGGGGGTTGCAGATCGACCAGGCTTCGCAACGACTTTTCTGTCAACACTAGCGACAGCGCAATCCTCCtgtgtccgactcagcttccggacaggatcattttgtaACACCCAACAATATTATGATTATATGAGGTAAACAGGTGATTTGTTTATTCTTAGTGTCTCCGTCAACTCATTATTAAGTTAACATGAAGGAGATAAATTatggatgactactagccattagtataAGGGACCAAAGTATGAGGGAGGACATGTTTGGACTtgtcgagtttcgaccccaagacctcatgtggtaaTACCACATGCCGCAACCATTGCACGACCCTGAGAAGACCAAATCTCCTGGTCCATAAAAAAGTTGGGGATGGACTACAAGTAATTACGGTCGGATCATGGGTACGATCTGGTCGCAATTGGTTGCAATCCATCCCTGGATTCACCGTCTCTAGTATGTTATAGTTTGGGTCAAAGGGGATTGTTGGGGGCCTCCCGGAGGCCACCAGAAGTGGGCAAGTGTTCAAGTTGTCGGGCACTGAGCTGGGGGCAGTCCCCGACCACCCGTTCCGACCCAAATTATAAACTGATGAGGACGGTGAATTCAGAGAAATCGCAACTAATTACGATCAAATCATGATCAAGATCGGATCACAATTACGAATAATCCATCTCttgatctattttttttattaaccaagAGACCTGCTCCCCACCCTGAGGGGACTGAGTATTTATGATTATATGGCCTTTGATTTGATGAACTTCTTTTCATTTATAATCGCTCAAGTTAAATATGGAAATCCCCTTGGAAGAGGCAACACAATCAAGGCAGGCATAATATCACTAGCACCGATATATTGAATCATTACTCTATTAACAAGTATTaagttattaattattatttgacaCTGGGTTATAGGTtataagttgattttttttttataaaatttagaaatagATTATAAAAGATATCTGAAATCTTTTATTATTGAATCATTAATAATACTTGCAATAGAGATTGCTAAATTATACTTCAGTTGATCTTGCGGTAGTCCAATCTGATCTCTTCAATGTCTCTTGTGGAGCTAATTCCATAATTTATCTTCTTTCCTAGAATTTAGCAACGATTATGAGAGACAGCATAATCATCTTTTTGCTATAGAATCATTAATAATACTTGCAATAGAGATTGCTAAATTATACTTCAGTTGATCCTCCTGCAGTTCAATCTGATCTCTCCCATGTCTCCTGTGAGCTGCGTAATGTTCCCCATCTTCACCATCGCCGCTGCAAAGTCTGTGGCAAACGCTACCGGATCGTTCACATACAACCGCACCAGCCAATCCGCGGGGCCGTCATTGAACATTTCCTGGTCGGAGTGCAGCAGCCCCCGGCGACCAATCAAGTTCTGGAAGTAGCCGTTGTCGAATCTAGTGGAGGTCGTGGCGTCCAGAGGCGCCAGGCTGTCGTCACCGCCAACCCTCTGGCACCCCAGCCTCCGCCTGTTGGCGAACCCGGCGTCGATGTTAGTGTCGTTATAAATATGCCCGCGGAAGCTGCTGCAGCGGGCGTTGCCGACGGTGTGGGCGCCGGAGAGCACCGTCATGTCGCGCATGCTGAGCCCCTTGGACGCGAAGGTGGACGCGAGGGTGCTGAGGCCAGCCGTCGGCGGCGGGAGGTTGGACATTGCCGCGGACGAGCTCGCAGTCAGAGCGTCCCGGCGACCGAGTGCCACCACCCAGCTCGGTCCACCCAGCTGGTTTAATCCATTGGTTAATCGCTTGAAAGAAAAAGGCATAATTTAATGGAATTTGAAGCAGCTACAACCAAATTGACTCCATCGCGGGCGGCGATGGCGAGAATGTCAGCGCAAGAGACAGTTGCTCTGCATTGTAATTCCACTTGCAACTTGATGGAGTCGACGAGGACGAATCCGCGGAGGGAGTTACGATTTGGAGGCGCATTCTTCTCGCCGGCGATGGACGGCGTGTCGTCGAGGAGGACAGAGGCGTCGCATCCCTGATAAGAGCGTGGCAAACAACACTAGtgttatttaattttcaaaaacttgttcCATGCAATTTACACTTGCAGTTTTGTGTAAAGAAAAAGAACATTCTATCCTATTAATTCAGCCAATATTCCTAACATATGATTTTGTGATTTTTAGTACATAATGATTTAGAAATTGATAAAATACTTTTAAAGTCAATTTGGAAAgtataatttatttttgaatatgTATAAAAACACAATTTCCTTTTAGCTACATGATAAAGTAATTATTTTTTGTTACCTAGAAATGTAGATATTACATTGGAGaagcattattattattattattattattattattattattattattattattattttttgaatatttaagatatttttaatattttagatatttttagtaatttatatttttttattttgagtatGTTTAATAATTTATGAGTGTGaatctattaaaattttttatttattttagaatttctttcttttgtaggaattagaattcatatattagaatttttttcctttctttgggTATTAGAATCTAAAATCTATATAAACATGTAACTAGCTATTTGAGGATTAATCCTCTactcttaataaatttttatttttagtaaaACATAGAAGCTCAAATGATAATTATGTTAGGTCCACAATGATATAATATTGTACACTTTGGTCTAATCCCTTATGGTTTTGCTCTATGTTTATAACCTTACAACCCAAATAATCTCCCTCTCAAAGAAAGGACTACAGGATCTCCCTTCAAGTAtcgagtcactcttgacctactcaagACCTCCACTCTAGCAGCAGGTCACTGGTCTCCTCTACTTCATTGAAGGTTTAACCCACATGATTCAATCTTGGATCATGGTTCTAGCCTATACTTCTTCCGACGATTAGTCCGATGAAGAGAGACCTCGcattgataccaattgttaggaccaaaagaaatttagatacctccacaatgatatgatattgtccattttggatCTAAGCCCTTATGATTTTGCTCGAAAAAtgattaagtaatttcagagctaccaggctCTATCCAAAAGACCTTATAACAataaagatatctttctcttataaattcatgatctttcccatgtgtttttaatgtgagaCTATATTTATAACTTTACAACCCTAACATATTATTATCCTATTCAATGTCAGTTGATATCAAAGCAGATCAAATCCAATGGAAAGTGGTTGTGGTCACGGTAGGTATGTTCCGATGGAGGAAGCCGAGCATCGTGAAATACGGTTGATGAATGTGGATTTACAGAGGTAAGCTACAATTTAACCCAATGTTTGCCTGAGGCGATGTGAAATCTTGAAGTTTTCAAGGTATGTGGTCAAGAGGATTGACATGGACACCTCAGAATTCAAGTTGTTCTATGTGAATTTTCTAGTAAATCACAGACAGAGAATGTTATTGATTGAATCAACAAAGTGGAGAGGTTCTTTGACTATAATCAAGTTCTGAATCAGATGAAGGTGAAATTAATTGTTATCAGACTCAAGGGTTGAGCATTAACATGATGGGAGAGCTTGTGATGCTTACGGATAAAAAGAAAGATGGAGAGTCAATTTTTTCATTTGGTTACACTCAAATTTCATTCTAGGGACGATTAGAAAATGCCATAAAGAATGATAGCTTTAACACGCAAGATGACCATGACGGAGTTGATGGGATACTTTATGATGATAACCTTAAGATTTTAATTGTTCGTCAGAAATTTGACCCAAgtagatgaagaaaaagaaggaactctttattattattattttttttgaatctagcatgagagagagagagagaaagagtctAGATAATTGGGAAGAGCTTCCGAGAGGGATTCAGAAGAACAGGGTGAAGGTTGATGGAGTTTTGGCAAAATTTGGGCTTAAGTTACATTTCTACCAAAGGAGGATGTAGCTAAACAGCCATCATCTGAGGTTCTACCTTGCTCCAAAACCTACGGCTTCCCCATCATCTTCTCCTCTTGGGTTCCCCTGGATTGCATCTCAATTTTTGCTATCACGTCTACCGACTGAGACAACCCATAAGAAGgggaggaaaaggaaaaaaatg
This genomic stretch from Zingiber officinale cultivar Zhangliang chromosome 7A, Zo_v1.1, whole genome shotgun sequence harbors:
- the LOC122001378 gene encoding peroxidase P7-like → MGAHLAKSFIFTVVCMVACGSVVVLVRAQLSPSFYAESCPNLELIVRSAMTQAVAKDATLGASMLRLFFHDCFVNGCDASVLLDDTPSIAGEKNAPPNRNSLRGFVLVDSIKLQVELQCRATVSCADILAIAARDGVNLLGGPSWVVALGRRDALTASSSAAMSNLPPPTAGLSTLASTFASKGLSMRDMTVLSGAHTVGNARCSSFRGHIYNDTNIDAGFANRRRLGCQRVGGDDSLAPLDATTSTRFDNGYFQNLIGRRGLLHSDQEMFNDGPADWLVRLYVNDPVAFATDFAAAMVKMGNITQLTGDMGEIRLNCRRIN